A section of the Streptomyces sp. SCL15-4 genome encodes:
- a CDS encoding PadR family transcriptional regulator: MSRRSGILEFAVLGLLRESPMHGYELRKRLNTSLGVFRAFSYGTLYPCLKALVANGWLAEEPGNTHDDALAAPLAGRRAKIVYRLTAEGKEHFEELLSQTGPDAYEDEHFAARFAFFGQTSGDVRMRVLEGRRSRLEERLEKMRASLARTRERLDDYTLELQRHGMESVEREVRWLNELIESERAGRDLRGSASGGAAQQDTTTGSAGGLPRRGEAPRTDTPDDTAT, encoded by the coding sequence ATGAGCCGGCGCTCCGGCATCCTCGAGTTCGCCGTGCTCGGCCTGCTGCGGGAGTCCCCGATGCACGGCTACGAGCTGCGCAAACGGCTGAACACGTCGCTGGGTGTGTTCCGTGCGTTCAGCTATGGGACGCTCTATCCCTGCCTCAAGGCGCTGGTCGCCAACGGCTGGCTGGCCGAGGAGCCCGGAAACACGCATGACGACGCCCTCGCCGCTCCCCTCGCCGGACGCCGCGCCAAGATCGTTTACCGGCTGACGGCGGAAGGCAAGGAGCACTTCGAGGAGCTGCTCTCGCAGACCGGTCCCGATGCCTACGAGGACGAGCACTTCGCCGCTCGGTTCGCCTTCTTCGGGCAGACCTCGGGCGATGTGCGCATGCGCGTCCTGGAGGGCCGGCGCAGTCGCCTGGAGGAGCGCCTGGAGAAGATGCGCGCCTCGCTGGCGCGCACCCGGGAGCGCCTCGACGACTACACGCTCGAGCTCCAGCGCCACGGAATGGAGTCCGTGGAGCGCGAAGTGCGCTGGCTGAACGAGCTCATCGAGAGCGAGCGGGCCGGGCGGGACCTGAGGGGTTCCGCGTCCGGGGGGGCCGCTCAGCAGGACACCACCACTGGATCGGCGGGCGGCCTGCCCCGTCGCGGGGAGGCTCCCCGCACGGATACGCCCGACGACACCGCCACGTGA
- a CDS encoding CCA tRNA nucleotidyltransferase: MPNPNEDTPSALSQAQQRAVAELLRVAPVADDLARRFQEAGFSLALVGGSVRDALLGRLGNDLDFTTDARPEDVLKIVRPWADAVWEVGIAFGTVGAHKGGYQIEITTYRSEAYDRTSRKPEVSYGDSIEEDLVRRDFTVNAMAVALPEKTFIDPHGGLEDLAARVLRTPGTPEESFSDDPLRMMRAARFAAQLDFTVAPEVVTAMTEMAGRIEIVSAERVRDELNKLLLSAHPRKGLTLLVDTGIAEYVLPELPALRLESDEHHRHKDVYEHTLIVLEQAMALEEDGPDLTLRLAALLHDIGKPRTRRFEKDGRVSFHHHEVVGAKMTKKRMTALKYSNELVKDVSRLVELHLRFHGYGTGEWTDSAVRRYVRDAGPLLDRLHKLTRSDCTTRNRRKAVALSRAYDGLEERIDQLKEQEELDAIRPDLDGNQIMQILGVGPGPAVGQAYKHMLELRLENGPMEHDVAVAALKEWWAAQS; encoded by the coding sequence GTGCCGAACCCCAACGAAGACACTCCCTCCGCCCTGAGCCAGGCGCAGCAGCGCGCGGTCGCCGAGCTGCTGCGGGTGGCCCCTGTCGCCGACGACCTCGCCCGCCGATTCCAGGAAGCCGGGTTCTCGCTCGCCCTGGTCGGCGGGTCCGTCCGTGACGCGCTGCTCGGCCGGCTCGGCAACGACCTGGACTTCACCACGGACGCCCGTCCCGAGGACGTACTGAAGATCGTCCGGCCCTGGGCGGACGCCGTCTGGGAGGTGGGAATCGCCTTCGGCACGGTCGGCGCGCACAAGGGCGGCTACCAGATCGAGATCACCACCTACCGGTCGGAGGCGTACGACCGCACCTCGCGCAAGCCGGAGGTCTCCTATGGCGACTCCATCGAGGAGGACCTGGTTCGCCGCGACTTCACGGTCAACGCGATGGCCGTGGCGCTGCCGGAGAAGACGTTCATCGATCCGCACGGCGGCCTGGAAGACCTCGCCGCGCGGGTGCTGAGGACTCCGGGCACCCCCGAGGAGTCGTTCTCGGACGATCCCCTGCGCATGATGCGGGCCGCGCGGTTCGCCGCCCAGCTGGACTTCACGGTGGCTCCCGAGGTCGTCACCGCCATGACGGAGATGGCCGGACGGATCGAGATCGTCTCGGCGGAGCGGGTCCGGGACGAGCTCAACAAGCTCCTTCTGTCCGCGCACCCGCGCAAGGGGCTGACGCTGCTCGTCGACACCGGGATCGCCGAGTACGTCCTGCCCGAGCTGCCGGCGCTGCGCCTGGAGAGCGACGAGCACCACCGGCACAAGGACGTCTACGAACACACGCTGATCGTGCTGGAGCAGGCGATGGCACTGGAGGAGGACGGTCCGGACCTCACCCTCCGGCTGGCCGCGCTGCTGCACGACATCGGCAAGCCGCGCACCCGCCGCTTCGAGAAGGACGGCCGGGTCTCCTTCCACCACCACGAGGTGGTCGGCGCGAAGATGACCAAGAAGCGCATGACCGCCTTGAAGTACTCCAACGAGCTGGTGAAGGACGTCTCGCGGCTGGTCGAACTCCATCTCCGGTTCCACGGCTACGGCACCGGGGAGTGGACGGACTCGGCGGTCCGCCGCTACGTCCGTGACGCGGGTCCGCTGCTGGACCGTCTGCACAAGCTGACCCGCTCCGACTGCACCACGCGCAACAGGCGCAAGGCGGTGGCACTGTCCCGGGCCTACGACGGCCTGGAGGAGCGGATCGACCAGCTCAAGGAGCAGGAGGAGCTGGACGCGATCCGTCCCGACCTCGACGGCAACCAGATCATGCAGATCCTGGGGGTCGGCCCGGGCCCGGCCGTCGGCCAGGCGTACAAGCACATGCTGGAGCTGCGCCTGGAGAACGGGCCGATGGAGCACGATGTCGCGGTGGCTGCACTCAAGGAGTGGTGGGCCGCGCAGAGCTGA
- a CDS encoding transglycosylase domain-containing protein, with amino-acid sequence MPSWKLVSGLFIGFVGSVVVMVGIGYAMVSIPNENDAAKSQNNVYYWADGTQMVATGTGVNRQNVSIDQIPEAMRYAVISAENKSFYEDSGVDPMGIARAMANMARGGQTQGGSTITQQYVKNTYLSQEQTVTRKFKEMFISIKVGTKLQKNQILQGYLNTSYFGRGAYGIQAAAQTYYGKNAVDLKPSECAVLAALLKGPTYYDPAGNQDLDKTATPQANEKRSKERWAWILGEMHKDKHLTDAQYQEAIAQYPKPDGRKATRGMTGQVSYLVDTAKKYVIAHSDITEAQFDRGGYQIYTTFEKDKVSALAKAVKNVQKDRLDPEHRDLDKYVQFGAASVKPKDGAIVALYGGDGYENGHFTNNADTSGVPVGSTWKPFVLAAAMEYGTYKSGGQGVSPLSKYNGNDHLKVRKPDGTYYLNKDNSYFYQNNEGPHPWGYITLRKAMEQSINTPFVQLGVDVGMTKVRDVAQHAGILPQSMSQDLNPSFAIGTSTPSAIRMADAYATFAASGKQTEPYSVTAVKLNGTDAPSFVKPKPAPKEVLDANIANNITDVLENVIQNGTGKNAKALGRTAAGKTGTTDKNKSAWFVGYTQQLSTSVAMFRENPKDHKLLSMNGTANTDSIHGGDIPTLVWTEYMKAALKGKSDPGFPKAIEIGTVQDQAGAPSPTPSFTPTPSRTPSHTPTPTPSKTTTTPSPSASETCGFGWGDNCDGNGNGGGNGGGDNGGGIGGTDTGGTDGGTMPTPSGTETTGTGNTRGNGNGGDGGGFFAGQEG; translated from the coding sequence ATGCCGTCCTGGAAGCTGGTCAGCGGGCTGTTCATCGGCTTCGTCGGCAGCGTGGTGGTGATGGTCGGCATCGGCTACGCGATGGTGTCGATCCCGAACGAGAACGACGCGGCCAAGTCGCAGAACAACGTCTACTACTGGGCCGACGGCACGCAGATGGTGGCCACGGGCACCGGCGTCAACCGGCAGAACGTCAGCATCGACCAGATTCCCGAGGCGATGCGGTACGCGGTGATCTCCGCCGAGAACAAGTCCTTCTACGAGGACTCCGGCGTCGACCCCATGGGCATCGCCCGCGCCATGGCCAACATGGCCCGGGGCGGCCAGACGCAGGGTGGCTCGACGATCACCCAGCAGTACGTGAAGAACACGTACCTGAGCCAGGAACAGACCGTCACCCGCAAGTTCAAGGAGATGTTCATCTCCATAAAGGTGGGCACGAAGCTCCAGAAGAACCAGATCCTGCAGGGCTACCTGAACACCTCGTACTTCGGGCGGGGCGCGTACGGCATCCAGGCCGCGGCGCAGACCTACTACGGCAAGAACGCCGTCGACCTGAAGCCGAGCGAGTGCGCCGTCCTCGCCGCGCTGCTCAAGGGCCCGACGTACTACGACCCCGCGGGCAACCAGGACCTCGACAAGACGGCGACCCCACAGGCCAACGAGAAGCGCTCCAAGGAACGCTGGGCCTGGATCCTCGGCGAGATGCACAAGGACAAGCACCTCACCGACGCCCAGTACCAGGAAGCCATCGCCCAGTACCCCAAGCCCGACGGCCGCAAGGCGACCAGGGGCATGACCGGCCAGGTCAGCTATCTGGTCGACACGGCGAAGAAGTACGTCATCGCCCACTCCGACATCACGGAGGCGCAGTTCGACAGGGGCGGCTACCAGATCTACACGACCTTCGAGAAGGACAAGGTCAGCGCGCTGGCCAAGGCCGTGAAGAACGTCCAGAAGGATCGCCTCGACCCCGAGCACCGGGACCTGGACAAGTACGTCCAGTTCGGTGCGGCCTCGGTGAAGCCCAAGGACGGCGCGATCGTCGCGCTGTACGGCGGTGACGGCTACGAGAACGGGCACTTCACCAACAACGCGGACACCTCCGGTGTGCCCGTGGGTTCGACCTGGAAGCCCTTCGTGCTCGCCGCCGCCATGGAATACGGCACGTACAAGTCCGGCGGGCAGGGCGTCTCCCCGCTAAGCAAGTACAACGGCAACGACCATCTCAAGGTCCGCAAGCCGGACGGGACGTACTACCTCAACAAGGACAACTCCTACTTCTACCAGAACAACGAGGGCCCGCATCCCTGGGGCTACATCACCCTGCGCAAGGCGATGGAGCAGTCCATCAACACGCCCTTCGTGCAGCTCGGTGTCGATGTCGGGATGACCAAGGTCCGGGACGTCGCCCAGCACGCCGGCATCCTCCCCCAGAGCATGTCGCAGGACCTGAACCCGTCCTTCGCCATCGGCACGTCCACGCCCAGCGCCATCCGCATGGCCGACGCCTACGCGACCTTCGCCGCGTCCGGCAAGCAGACGGAGCCGTACTCCGTGACCGCCGTCAAGCTCAACGGCACCGACGCGCCCAGCTTCGTCAAGCCGAAGCCGGCGCCCAAGGAGGTGCTGGACGCCAACATCGCCAACAACATCACGGACGTCCTGGAGAACGTCATCCAGAACGGCACCGGCAAGAACGCCAAGGCTCTCGGCCGTACGGCGGCCGGCAAGACCGGCACCACCGACAAGAACAAGTCGGCCTGGTTCGTCGGCTACACCCAGCAGCTGTCGACCTCGGTGGCGATGTTCCGCGAGAACCCCAAGGACCACAAGCTGCTGTCCATGAACGGCACGGCGAACACCGACTCCATCCACGGCGGTGACATCCCGACGTTGGTGTGGACCGAGTACATGAAGGCCGCGCTCAAGGGCAAGAGCGACCCGGGCTTCCCGAAGGCCATCGAGATCGGGACGGTCCAGGACCAGGCGGGCGCCCCCTCGCCGACACCGAGCTTCACTCCCACGCCGAGCCGGACGCCGAGCCACACGCCGACGCCGACGCCCAGCAAGACGACGACCACGCCGTCCCCCTCGGCGAGCGAGACCTGCGGCTTCGGGTGGGGCGACAACTGCGACGGCAACGGCAACGGCGGCGGCAACGGTGGCGGCGATAACGGTGGCGGCATCGGCGGCACGGACACGGGCGGCACCGACGGAGGCACCATGCCGACGCCCTCGGGTACGGAGACCACCGGGACCGGAAACACCCGTGGCAACGGCAACGGTGGCGACGGCGGAGGCTTCTTCGCAGGTCAGGAGGGTTAG
- a CDS encoding inositol-3-phosphate synthase, producing the protein MGSVRVAIVGVGNCAASLVQGVEYYKDADPASKVPGLMHVQFGDYHVRDVEFVAAFDVDAKKVGLDLADAIGASENNTIKICDVPSTGVTVQRGHTLDGLGKYYRETIEESAEEPVDIVRVLKDKQVDVLVCYLPVGSEDAAKFYAQCAIDAKVAFVNALPVFIAGTKEWADKFTEAGVPIVGDDIKSQVGATITHRVMAKLFEDRGVVLDRTMQLNVGGNMDFKNMLERERLESKKISKTQAVTSQIPDRDLGEKNVHIGPSDYVAWLDDRKWAYVRLEGRAFGDVPLNLEYKLEVWDSPNSAGVIIDALRAAKIAKDRGIGGPILSASSYFMKSPPVQYFDDEARENVEKFIRGEVER; encoded by the coding sequence ATGGGTTCGGTTCGCGTAGCCATCGTCGGCGTGGGCAACTGTGCCGCGTCGCTGGTGCAGGGAGTCGAGTACTACAAGGACGCCGACCCGGCGTCCAAGGTCCCCGGCCTGATGCACGTGCAGTTCGGTGACTACCACGTGCGCGACGTCGAGTTCGTCGCGGCGTTCGACGTCGACGCCAAGAAGGTCGGTCTGGACCTGGCGGACGCCATCGGCGCCTCCGAGAACAACACCATCAAGATCTGCGACGTGCCCAGCACCGGTGTCACGGTCCAGCGCGGCCACACCCTCGACGGTCTCGGCAAGTACTACCGCGAGACCATCGAGGAGTCCGCCGAGGAGCCGGTCGACATCGTCCGGGTCCTGAAGGACAAGCAGGTCGACGTCCTGGTCTGCTACCTGCCCGTGGGTTCCGAGGACGCGGCGAAGTTCTACGCCCAGTGCGCCATCGACGCCAAGGTCGCCTTCGTCAACGCCCTCCCGGTCTTCATCGCCGGCACCAAGGAGTGGGCGGACAAGTTCACCGAGGCGGGCGTCCCGATCGTCGGTGACGACATCAAGTCCCAGGTCGGCGCCACCATCACGCACCGCGTCATGGCGAAGCTGTTCGAGGACCGCGGTGTCGTCCTCGACCGCACGATGCAGCTGAACGTCGGCGGCAACATGGACTTCAAGAACATGCTCGAGCGCGAGCGCCTGGAGTCCAAGAAGATCTCCAAGACGCAGGCCGTCACCTCCCAGATCCCCGACCGGGACCTCGGCGAGAAGAACGTCCACATCGGCCCGTCCGACTACGTGGCCTGGCTGGACGACCGCAAGTGGGCCTACGTCCGCCTGGAGGGCCGCGCCTTCGGTGACGTCCCGCTGAACCTGGAGTACAAGCTGGAGGTCTGGGACTCCCCGAACTCCGCCGGTGTCATCATCGACGCCCTGCGCGCCGCGAAGATCGCCAAGGACCGCGGCATCGGTGGCCCGATCCTGTCGGCCTCCTCGTACTTCATGAAGTCCCCGCCGGTCCAGTACTTCGACGACGAGGCCCGCGAGAACGTCGAGAAGTTCATCCGCGGCGAGGTCGAGCGCTGA
- a CDS encoding MFS transporter, whose product MPVVRDLRLLWSLRHFRRLLCVRLLSQGADGVYQVALAAYVVFSPEKQASATAIASAMAVLLLPYSLVGPFAGVLLDRWRRRQVFVYGNLLRALLAAVTAVLITGDAPAWLFYASALCVTAVNRFVLAGLSAALPRVVDAERLVIANSLSPTAGTLAATAGGGLALGVRMAASGSDTVVVLCGALLYLSASLASLSLAPGLLGPDRHPVRPRLGAALAGTARELAAAIRHLAAPRRREAAWALAAMTLMRFCYGALLVLLLMLCRYALADTPGEGLRLLGAALGLSGAGFFAAAVVTPWAARRLGPRRWIAGCSAAAMVLEPALGLPFATGPLMAAAFVLGLITQGAKIATDTIVQAGVEDGFRGRVFSVYDVLFNVAFVGAAGVAALMLPPDGRSTALVMLVAVVYGLIAVTLARIRPR is encoded by the coding sequence ATGCCCGTCGTCCGTGACCTGCGTCTGCTGTGGAGCCTGCGGCACTTCCGGCGCCTGCTGTGCGTCCGCCTCCTGTCCCAGGGCGCCGACGGGGTGTACCAGGTCGCGCTCGCCGCGTACGTCGTCTTCTCGCCGGAGAAACAGGCCTCGGCCACCGCCATCGCCTCGGCCATGGCGGTCCTGCTGCTCCCCTACTCCCTCGTCGGTCCCTTCGCCGGTGTCCTGCTGGACCGCTGGCGACGCCGGCAGGTCTTCGTGTACGGCAATCTGCTGCGGGCCCTGCTGGCGGCGGTCACCGCCGTGCTGATCACCGGCGACGCACCTGCCTGGCTGTTCTACGCCTCCGCGCTGTGTGTCACGGCCGTCAACCGCTTCGTGCTCGCCGGGCTCTCCGCCGCCCTGCCCCGGGTCGTCGACGCCGAACGCCTGGTGATCGCCAACTCGCTCTCCCCGACGGCCGGCACCCTGGCCGCGACCGCCGGAGGGGGCCTGGCCCTCGGCGTACGCATGGCGGCGTCCGGCTCCGACACGGTGGTGGTGCTGTGCGGCGCCCTGCTGTACCTGAGCGCGAGTCTCGCGTCCCTGAGCCTGGCCCCCGGCCTCCTCGGCCCCGACCGGCACCCGGTCCGTCCGCGCCTCGGTGCGGCGCTGGCCGGGACGGCGCGTGAGCTGGCGGCGGCCATCCGGCACCTGGCCGCACCCCGGCGCCGGGAGGCGGCCTGGGCCCTGGCCGCGATGACGCTGATGCGCTTCTGCTACGGAGCGCTCCTCGTCCTGCTGCTCATGCTCTGCCGCTATGCCCTGGCCGACACCCCAGGGGAGGGGTTGCGGCTGCTGGGGGCGGCACTGGGGCTGTCCGGTGCGGGGTTCTTCGCGGCGGCCGTGGTGACGCCCTGGGCGGCGAGACGGCTCGGCCCCCGCCGTTGGATCGCGGGGTGCTCCGCCGCGGCCATGGTGCTGGAACCCGCGCTGGGGCTTCCGTTCGCCACCGGACCGCTCATGGCCGCCGCCTTCGTCCTGGGCCTGATCACCCAGGGAGCCAAGATCGCCACGGACACGATTGTCCAGGCGGGCGTGGAGGACGGGTTCCGGGGCCGCGTCTTCTCCGTGTACGACGTCCTCTTCAACGTCGCGTTCGTCGGTGCGGCGGGCGTGGCGGCCCTGATGCTCCCGCCGGACGGCCGCTCGACGGCGCTGGTGATGCTCGTCGCCGTCGTCTACGGACTGATCGCCGTGACCCTCGCCCGCATCCGGCCCCGGTGA